Proteins encoded together in one Penaeus vannamei isolate JL-2024 chromosome 11, ASM4276789v1, whole genome shotgun sequence window:
- the LOC113820910 gene encoding C-type lectin domain family 17, member A encodes MQSAISILLLAACVFAEHSWLRSHSVRPVKAVACNSPYIEIGGRCLMVDSVTKGTWADMRGICQLLNGDLVKIDSLEIMSAIVEYIKNSDFPDSSFWVGANDEGNEGAWTWPDGTPVIMGFPLWDQCTSQQPDGDQNQNCAIMAAESCFFLHDVLCDSQYYGICEGQ; translated from the exons ATGCAGTCAGCCATTAGCATCTTACTGCTTGCAG CCTGTGTGTTCGCGGAGCACTCTTGGCTCCGGAGTCATAGCGTGCGTCCGGTAAAAGCCGTTG CTTGCAATTCTCCTTACATCGAGATCGGTGGCCGCTGCCTCATGGTTGACTCCGTGACGAAAGGAACCTGGGCTGACATGCGGGGTATCTGTCAGCTGCTCAACGGCGACCTGGTGAAGATCGATTCCTTGGAAATCATGAGCGCCATCGTGGAGTACATCAAAAACAGTG ACTTCCCCGACAGCAGCTTCTGGGTGGGCGCCAACGACGAGGGCAACGAGGGCGCGTGGACGTGGCCGGACGGCACGCCTGTGATCATGGGCTTTCCCCTGTGGGACCAGTGCACGAGCCAGCAGCCGGACGGCGACCAGAACCAGAACTGTGCCATCATGGCGGCCGAATCCTGCTTCTTCCTCCACGATGTCCTCTGCGATTCTCAGTATTATGGGATCTGTGAGGGGCAGTAG